Proteins co-encoded in one Streptomyces sp. NBC_01283 genomic window:
- a CDS encoding NDP-hexose 2,3-dehydratase family protein, whose product MQSAKDSQDRPQLTDREDPVLPERITRSAAARRGESVEDITAWVQRRRKEVDPTVQRIPFAELDGWSFSQETGNLVHRSGRFFTVQGLRASMGEHPDRVSWHQPIIAQLEVGILGVLAREFDGVLHFLMQAKMEPGNPGLVQISPTVQATYSNYTKIHKGADVRYLEYFTDRSRGRILSDVLQSEHGSWFRRKRNRNMVVEVTDPVPDHEDFRWLTLGQIHELLGHDNTMNFDARSALAGLYGAGASFALHSDTEVLSWLAARRSVTPITGVPVSLADIPGWTRDEYSIHHDDERYFRVMAVSVRAGNREVGEWTQPLFEPNGQGIVAFLTRTFNGVPHVLVSARAEAGFSDLELGPTVQCVPRNHEHLPAGEQPPFLGVVRSAAPPRIRYSALLSEEGGRFLNAVSRYLVVEATESEAPLQEPPGFRWVSRDQLAAFTRYSHYVSAQARTLLVCLNTLEA is encoded by the coding sequence TTGCAGAGTGCGAAGGACAGTCAGGATCGGCCGCAGCTCACGGATCGCGAGGACCCCGTGCTGCCCGAGCGCATCACACGGTCCGCAGCCGCACGGCGGGGCGAGTCCGTGGAGGACATCACCGCCTGGGTGCAACGGCGCCGCAAGGAAGTCGACCCCACGGTGCAGCGCATCCCGTTCGCGGAGCTCGACGGCTGGTCCTTCTCGCAGGAGACCGGCAACCTGGTGCACCGCAGCGGGCGGTTCTTCACCGTTCAGGGGCTCCGCGCCAGCATGGGTGAGCACCCCGACCGCGTGAGCTGGCACCAGCCCATCATCGCCCAGCTCGAGGTCGGCATCCTGGGCGTTCTTGCGCGGGAGTTCGACGGGGTCCTGCACTTCCTCATGCAGGCCAAGATGGAGCCGGGCAATCCCGGGCTGGTGCAGATCTCGCCCACCGTGCAGGCCACATACAGCAACTACACCAAGATCCACAAGGGTGCGGACGTCCGCTACCTGGAGTACTTCACCGACAGGTCCCGCGGCCGCATCCTGTCGGACGTGCTGCAAAGTGAGCACGGCTCGTGGTTCCGCCGAAAGCGCAACCGCAACATGGTCGTGGAGGTGACGGACCCGGTCCCCGACCACGAGGACTTCCGCTGGCTCACCCTGGGGCAGATCCATGAACTGCTGGGCCACGACAACACGATGAACTTCGACGCCCGCTCGGCTCTGGCCGGCCTGTACGGGGCCGGTGCTTCCTTCGCCCTGCACTCCGACACCGAAGTGCTGTCGTGGCTCGCGGCGCGGCGGTCGGTGACCCCGATCACCGGGGTGCCGGTCTCGCTCGCCGACATCCCGGGCTGGACGCGCGACGAGTACTCCATCCACCATGACGACGAACGGTACTTCCGTGTCATGGCCGTGTCGGTGCGGGCAGGCAACCGAGAGGTGGGCGAGTGGACCCAGCCGCTCTTCGAACCGAACGGCCAGGGCATCGTCGCGTTCCTGACCCGCACCTTCAACGGCGTGCCGCACGTCCTGGTCAGCGCTCGTGCGGAGGCCGGATTCTCCGACCTGGAGCTCGGTCCCACCGTGCAGTGCGTGCCGCGCAATCACGAGCACCTGCCTGCAGGGGAGCAGCCGCCCTTCCTCGGCGTGGTGAGGTCCGCCGCGCCGCCGCGGATCCGCTACTCGGCGCTGCTCTCGGAGGAGGGAGGCCGCTTCCTCAACGCGGTGAGCCGGTACCTCGTCGTCGAGGCCACCGAGAGTGAGGCGCCCCTGCAGGAACCGCCCGGGTTCCGCTGGGTCTCCCGCGATCAGCTCGCCGCGTTCACCCGGTACAGCCACTACGTCAGTGCACAGGCCCGTACCCTGCTGGTGTGCCTGAACACGCTCGAGGCATAG
- a CDS encoding YidB family protein: MTENLSTPAGQGDESASGNLDGYYCVAVIPEPGLTETSEEAFARAESQGLMIPLAQVYQAKSWVSTGANTPLMRQDVVNGIGQDNLEALAAASGISVDDVVAEAVEKLPALVDGASPQGTLIVDPENPPTVGLGIAKILLAKVSE, encoded by the coding sequence GTGACCGAGAATCTTTCAACCCCTGCCGGGCAGGGCGATGAAAGCGCATCCGGAAATCTCGACGGCTATTACTGCGTCGCCGTGATACCCGAACCGGGCCTCACGGAGACGAGTGAAGAAGCGTTCGCCCGAGCCGAATCCCAGGGGCTCATGATTCCGCTCGCACAGGTGTACCAAGCGAAGTCCTGGGTTTCAACAGGCGCCAACACGCCGCTCATGCGGCAGGACGTGGTCAACGGCATAGGCCAGGACAACCTGGAAGCCCTCGCCGCGGCTTCGGGGATCTCGGTCGACGATGTCGTCGCCGAGGCGGTCGAGAAGCTGCCGGCACTTGTGGACGGAGCTTCTCCGCAAGGAACACTGATCGTCGACCCCGAGAACCCGCCGACGGTCGGTCTGGGAATCGCGAAGATCCTCCTCGCGAAGGTCTCCGAGTAG
- a CDS encoding cytochrome P450: MTTLTVECADLTDPQTFLAADAELVEMWRRFRSASPVHWHEVEDRAVPGFWVLSRYRDVMEVYRDNKRFTSEYGNVLATLLEGGDSAAGKMLAVTDGQRHRELRNLMLKAFAPRVLEPVVAGVRERTDQLVRSAVEAGDCDFAKDVAEHIPMATIADLLGVPAGDRDDLLVLTKEALSTEDEGSSADEAIVARNELLFYFAELAAVRRKDPRDDVLSILTTSTINGEPLTEQEIIFNCYSIIIGGDETSRLSMISGVRALMEHPEQWRRLKSGEVTVDSAVEEVLRWVSPAMHFGRRVREDVEIGGRLLRAGDVVTLWNSSANYDEDLFADPGSFDLGRTPGKHVAFGYGPHFCPGAYLGRAEIAAMLSALRTHVAEAVPNGPARPIHSNFLHGYSSLPVSLSSAR, encoded by the coding sequence GTGACCACCCTGACTGTTGAGTGCGCCGACCTTACCGACCCGCAAACCTTCCTCGCGGCCGATGCCGAACTCGTGGAGATGTGGCGCCGGTTCCGGTCGGCGAGTCCGGTCCACTGGCACGAGGTGGAGGACCGTGCCGTGCCCGGCTTCTGGGTGCTCTCGCGCTACCGCGATGTGATGGAGGTCTACCGGGACAACAAGCGCTTCACCTCCGAGTACGGCAATGTGCTGGCGACTCTGCTGGAGGGCGGGGACTCGGCCGCGGGCAAGATGCTCGCCGTCACGGACGGCCAACGCCACCGTGAACTGCGCAACTTGATGCTGAAGGCGTTCGCACCCCGGGTGCTCGAACCGGTCGTCGCCGGAGTGCGGGAGCGCACGGACCAGTTGGTGCGGAGCGCTGTCGAGGCCGGGGACTGCGACTTCGCCAAGGACGTCGCGGAGCACATACCGATGGCCACCATCGCCGACCTGCTGGGGGTTCCTGCCGGTGACCGCGACGATCTGCTGGTCCTGACGAAGGAGGCGCTCAGCACCGAGGACGAGGGCAGCTCCGCGGACGAGGCGATCGTCGCGCGCAACGAACTGCTCTTCTACTTCGCGGAGTTGGCCGCGGTGCGGCGCAAGGACCCGCGTGACGATGTGCTGAGCATCCTCACGACCAGCACCATCAACGGCGAGCCGCTCACCGAGCAGGAGATCATTTTCAACTGCTACAGCATCATCATCGGCGGCGACGAGACCAGCAGGCTCTCGATGATCAGTGGCGTGCGCGCGCTGATGGAGCACCCGGAGCAGTGGCGGCGGCTCAAGTCCGGGGAAGTCACCGTGGACAGCGCCGTGGAAGAGGTACTGCGCTGGGTCAGCCCCGCCATGCACTTCGGCCGGCGGGTCCGCGAGGACGTCGAGATCGGGGGCCGGCTCCTTCGCGCCGGCGACGTCGTCACGCTCTGGAACAGTTCAGCCAACTACGACGAGGACCTTTTCGCCGACCCCGGTTCCTTCGACCTGGGCCGGACTCCCGGCAAGCATGTGGCGTTCGGCTACGGACCGCACTTCTGCCCCGGCGCCTACCTGGGCCGGGCCGAGATCGCCGCCATGCTCTCCGCCCTGCGCACTCACGTCGCAGAAGCCGTGCCGAACGGCCCGGCCAGGCCCATCCACTCCAACTTCCTGCACGGATACAGCAGTCTGCCGGTCTCTTTGAGTTCAGCCAGGTAG
- a CDS encoding amino acid adenylation domain-containing protein — protein sequence MSDPRGSSADVPFAGTGVPPATFTELFEARVREVPQNPAVECAGTVWTYRELNASANRFAHWLIGRGIGPEQTVALAMPRSVEQIAALLGIMKAGAAYLPWDLGHPEKRIAYMAADAAPTAVLTTRAAAVRLPAGLEADVLVVDAPDTAAARRGAPESDPVDSGRVGPLSVANAAYVIYTSGSTGRPKGVTVTHSGLAALRAEAMRVGELGDCAGARVLQYAALSFDMSVWDLVTALTTGALLVLPAQEQLVGEELAALLAEREVTHATLPPSVLATLPAGTAASLDQLRVMVVGGEASTPALVAEWGAARRLFNAYGPTEATVWATFGGPLRDGAVPIGTAMTDARAYLLGEDLTPVAEGQAGDLYLAGPGLARGYLGRPAQTATRFLADPLGPAGGRMYRTGDVARIGADGQLEYLGRSDDQVKLRGQRIELGEVETALATHPRVRQAAVVVQDTGTGGKQLVGFVVPASDTGTQRAEPVGGAGQLTLGPGLGAAELRAFLARRLPEGMVPGKIMVIDEMPLTPNGKADKAALPRPQSRGADYRAPRSPVEEALADAFAEVLCLARVGIDDDFLSLGGDSIQAMRVASQIRARGVEVSFRQIFESRTVAALADAIGVAEPDPATELADGGAGRLLHLPATHLLHELGPGAARYCQAILLNLSQGLDRTTLAATLAALIDHHDMLRARVTESDGGGLVVAPPGSVTADPLIHRVAADAPWEAAAGTERAEEWNRLLRTELEAAAARLDPAAGPVAQFTWFDAGSRGAGRLLMVLHHLLVDAHSWRILLADLRTAGEQLRTGLDVELPPVTAPLQSVARALTEEAHRPARVAELDAWLAGVDGPDPAVGARRRNPADGADPAPVGARILLPASVTDTLLAALPAAFRCGVEDALLTALALALANRRAASGADASSVLIRLDEYGRAAAEVAGVELSRTVGRLTGSTPVRLDVTGVDLEEAFAGGSAAGTAVKAVKEQLRALPDQGIGYRLLRHLNPRTAAVLERSASGRISFAHLGRFPAPATDLPGAGFTPAEGWTVPAAPDAGADVDLAVRTALVDTGEGPCLEAVFTGSGAVLTAAEVQELADLWGLALDAISRHAVRTGAGGLTPSDVLLPGVTQQELDDWQQHYPGLSDVWPLAPLPQGLLVHSLMEHETSAEVDTYQVQYTLRLSGPVDPAHLRAAAQALVDRHPGLRAGYAPGPDGTLVQFVVDGVELPWQYLDLSSLGEAMRDSAYRQFLSSDLTVHFDLAVPPVLRMSLLTLAEDRHVLILSAHHATLDGWCLPLLAQDLMRLYADQGAAALPPAPSYRDYLAWLDRQDTQAAARAWAQELAGLTEPSLLTAGTAPAGSAGGTDRVDVPLPAAAALALPDRAADIGVTLNTLVQGAWAVVLSHLTNRQDVVFGAAVAGRPAELPDADRMVGTFINTVPVRVRCDPQETAAQLLEQLQQRQGTLLGRPPCGLGEIQSAAGLPTLFDTVIGFESFPLDREAAAEAAEAAGFAVTGIGLHSLSHFPMTVFAHPDGDRLRLTMQYQRQLLDQEYAQRVAALYGRVLERLAADVRALLGDLVVEEPAGELKADGDAGLSVRSRVLDPLLGERVRSCAKKLGTDPAALFHAGWALAVSMFSGRADVCFRSTAAGETRPVQVELTGMSVRDLVHRMDRELPGFGHRAHPRRFDMILDFRGPHANGSAADDGRAEPVEVAISGRHGRFTVQGRAGLPYDPQSVIDYLETALARLADALHGDRAAQHPALELPVLGDEVRRQVLAERSEAPAAQAPGRCVHEWFEEVAAATPDAVAVTAEGRSLSYRNLNARANRLARHLRGLGVGPEVLVALRLDRTEHLVVAVLAVLKAGGAYVPIDPASPADRTALVLRDSAPRLLLTDAPSDPDQAPGVPPIPVVDVRADTDRWSGLSAEDLPDTGVRPAHAAYVIYTSGSTGTPKGVKVEHRNVVRLFTTTREHFGFDEQDVWALLHSFAFDFSVWEMWGALLHGGTLVVVPREVARNPKDLYRLLCTSRVTVLNQTPTAFHQLIAAQGEDGAEHALRVVVFGGEALNPALLTPWMRREANRDTRLVNMYGITETTVHTTHHLLTGADADRVVSPVGRRLPDLHTYVLDRYLRPTPVGVVGELYVGGAGVARGYLNRPALSAQRFLADPFAGKPGARMYRSGDLVRWLPDKTLEYLGRNDDQVKVRGFRIELGEIEARLTEHPAVQDARVVVRDHGDGDKRVVAYVVPAADRAPAVRELLRLERAEGDTHPPVRELPNGMTVFHHNKSETDFVYEEIFTREEYLRGGITIDNGDTIVDVGANIGLFTLFASNRNPDGRLYAFEPLPPLHDSLRRNVELHGLNAKLFDCGLGAQAQEETFTFYPHNTVNSTRAATAPEARDLVRAFLRNKAKPADGARPGAAAKDLIDEVVESRLESRTFTCRVRTFSEIIEQEAIDRIDLMKIDVEGAEHEVLKGIRPEHWPRIRQFAIELHDVDGRLAEVETLLKDHGFEVVCEQDSSLLHNTVLCNVYARRDDGRSADPGPRAPVAPAQRRWSGRADLLDDVRNSLQEVLPTYMLPSAYTLLEALPLNQNGKLDQDALPEPGRPRRDFTPPRSRAEQELCVLMADVLHIDQVGVGDNFFDLGGDSLLASGLTGRIGRKLGVRVLINEVYGAPDVAALARIVDNAPKVRSPRLRRRGTGDGS from the coding sequence GTGAGCGACCCACGAGGATCGTCCGCTGACGTGCCGTTCGCCGGGACGGGTGTTCCTCCGGCCACCTTCACCGAGCTGTTCGAGGCACGGGTACGGGAGGTGCCGCAGAATCCGGCCGTCGAGTGTGCCGGCACGGTCTGGACGTACCGGGAGCTGAACGCGTCGGCGAACAGGTTCGCGCACTGGCTGATCGGCCGCGGTATCGGCCCGGAGCAGACCGTGGCCCTGGCGATGCCGCGCTCGGTCGAGCAGATCGCAGCGCTGCTCGGCATCATGAAGGCCGGCGCAGCCTATCTGCCCTGGGACCTGGGCCATCCGGAGAAGCGCATCGCGTACATGGCAGCCGATGCCGCCCCGACTGCCGTGCTCACCACACGAGCCGCCGCCGTGCGGCTGCCCGCGGGGCTCGAGGCGGACGTGCTGGTCGTGGATGCACCGGACACTGCGGCGGCTCGGCGTGGTGCGCCGGAGTCGGACCCGGTCGACTCGGGCCGGGTCGGGCCGCTGAGCGTGGCCAACGCCGCGTATGTCATCTACACCTCGGGCTCCACGGGCCGGCCCAAGGGGGTGACGGTGACGCACTCCGGGCTCGCCGCACTCCGGGCCGAGGCCATGCGGGTAGGTGAACTCGGTGACTGTGCGGGCGCCCGAGTGCTGCAGTACGCGGCGCTCAGCTTCGACATGTCGGTGTGGGACCTGGTGACGGCCTTGACCACGGGGGCCCTGCTCGTCCTCCCGGCGCAGGAACAACTGGTGGGTGAGGAGCTGGCCGCGCTCCTGGCGGAGCGCGAGGTGACGCACGCGACGCTGCCGCCGAGCGTACTGGCCACGCTGCCCGCAGGCACCGCGGCATCCCTGGACCAGCTGCGGGTCATGGTGGTCGGAGGGGAGGCGAGCACCCCCGCCCTCGTGGCCGAATGGGGCGCCGCGCGACGGCTGTTCAACGCCTACGGTCCGACCGAGGCCACCGTGTGGGCCACGTTCGGCGGACCGCTCCGCGACGGTGCGGTGCCGATCGGCACCGCGATGACGGACGCCCGTGCGTATCTGCTCGGCGAGGACCTCACGCCAGTCGCCGAGGGGCAGGCCGGCGACCTGTACCTGGCGGGCCCGGGGCTGGCCCGCGGATATCTGGGGCGCCCGGCCCAGACCGCGACGCGGTTTTTGGCCGATCCGTTGGGCCCCGCGGGCGGACGGATGTACCGCACCGGCGACGTGGCCCGAATAGGCGCCGACGGGCAGTTGGAGTATCTGGGCCGCAGCGACGACCAGGTGAAGCTGCGGGGACAGCGGATCGAACTCGGCGAGGTGGAGACGGCTCTCGCGACGCATCCGAGGGTCCGTCAGGCCGCCGTCGTGGTCCAAGACACCGGCACCGGCGGAAAACAGCTGGTCGGCTTCGTGGTGCCGGCGTCCGATACAGGGACCCAGCGAGCCGAGCCCGTGGGCGGGGCAGGGCAGCTCACCCTGGGGCCGGGACTCGGCGCGGCCGAGCTCCGTGCGTTCTTGGCCCGGCGTCTGCCGGAGGGCATGGTACCCGGAAAGATCATGGTCATCGACGAGATGCCGCTGACGCCGAACGGCAAGGCGGACAAGGCGGCGCTGCCTCGGCCGCAGTCCCGCGGGGCTGACTACCGTGCGCCCCGCTCCCCGGTCGAGGAGGCACTCGCCGACGCCTTCGCCGAGGTGCTCTGCCTCGCCCGGGTCGGCATCGACGACGACTTCCTGTCGCTGGGTGGAGACAGCATCCAGGCCATGCGGGTCGCTTCACAGATACGGGCACGAGGAGTGGAGGTCTCCTTCCGGCAGATCTTCGAGTCCCGCACGGTGGCCGCCCTCGCCGACGCGATCGGCGTGGCGGAACCGGACCCTGCCACGGAACTCGCCGACGGGGGAGCGGGGCGGCTGCTGCACCTCCCTGCGACTCACCTCCTGCACGAGCTGGGGCCCGGCGCGGCGCGATACTGCCAGGCGATACTCCTGAACCTTTCCCAAGGCCTGGACCGGACCACCCTGGCCGCCACCCTGGCCGCGCTGATCGACCATCACGACATGCTCCGCGCCCGCGTGACGGAATCCGACGGAGGCGGGCTCGTCGTGGCCCCGCCGGGCTCGGTGACCGCGGACCCCCTGATCCACCGGGTCGCCGCCGACGCCCCCTGGGAGGCCGCGGCGGGCACCGAGCGGGCCGAGGAGTGGAACCGCCTGCTGCGCACCGAACTCGAGGCTGCCGCCGCCCGGTTGGACCCGGCGGCCGGCCCGGTGGCGCAGTTCACCTGGTTCGACGCGGGCAGCCGCGGGGCGGGGCGGCTGCTGATGGTCCTGCACCATCTCCTGGTGGACGCCCACTCCTGGCGCATCCTCCTCGCCGACCTCCGCACGGCCGGGGAACAGCTCCGGACCGGCCTGGACGTCGAACTGCCCCCGGTCACCGCACCGCTGCAGTCCGTCGCCCGCGCCCTGACCGAGGAGGCGCACCGGCCCGCGCGCGTGGCCGAGCTGGACGCCTGGCTCGCCGGCGTCGACGGGCCCGACCCGGCTGTCGGTGCGCGCCGCCGGAACCCGGCCGACGGCGCGGACCCCGCACCGGTCGGCGCCCGGATCCTGCTCCCGGCCTCCGTCACCGACACCCTCCTGGCCGCTCTCCCGGCCGCCTTCCGCTGCGGGGTCGAGGACGCTCTGCTCACGGCGCTCGCGCTGGCCCTGGCGAATCGGCGAGCGGCATCCGGGGCCGACGCGTCGTCCGTGCTGATCCGCCTGGACGAGTACGGCCGGGCGGCGGCCGAGGTGGCCGGCGTCGAACTGTCCCGGACCGTCGGCCGGTTGACCGGCAGCACCCCGGTACGCCTGGATGTGACCGGAGTCGACCTGGAAGAGGCGTTCGCGGGCGGATCCGCCGCCGGCACCGCTGTCAAGGCGGTGAAGGAGCAGCTGCGCGCCCTGCCCGACCAGGGGATCGGCTACCGCCTCCTGCGCCACCTCAACCCCAGGACTGCTGCCGTCCTGGAGCGCTCGGCAAGCGGCCGGATCTCCTTCGCCCACCTGGGCCGGTTCCCGGCCCCCGCCACGGACCTGCCTGGTGCGGGATTCACTCCGGCCGAGGGCTGGACCGTGCCCGCAGCACCGGACGCCGGCGCGGATGTCGACCTCGCCGTCCGGACCGCCCTGGTCGACACCGGCGAAGGCCCGTGCCTCGAAGCCGTGTTCACCGGCTCCGGGGCCGTCCTCACCGCCGCCGAGGTGCAGGAGCTGGCGGATCTGTGGGGCCTGGCGCTCGACGCGATCTCCCGGCATGCCGTCCGGACCGGCGCGGGCGGCCTGACACCGTCGGACGTGCTCCTGCCCGGTGTCACCCAGCAGGAACTCGACGACTGGCAGCAGCACTATCCGGGCCTGTCCGATGTCTGGCCTCTCGCACCGCTTCCGCAGGGGCTGCTGGTGCACTCGCTGATGGAGCACGAGACATCCGCCGAGGTCGACACCTACCAGGTCCAGTACACCTTGCGCCTGTCCGGGCCGGTCGACCCCGCGCACCTGCGCGCTGCCGCACAGGCCCTGGTCGACCGGCACCCCGGCCTGCGGGCCGGCTACGCGCCGGGACCCGACGGCACCCTCGTCCAGTTCGTCGTGGACGGCGTCGAGTTGCCCTGGCAGTACCTCGACCTGAGCAGCCTTGGCGAAGCCATGCGCGACAGCGCCTACCGGCAGTTCCTGTCGAGTGACCTGACGGTCCACTTCGACCTCGCGGTGCCACCGGTGCTGCGCATGTCGCTGCTGACGCTGGCCGAGGACCGTCATGTGCTGATCCTGTCGGCCCACCATGCCACCCTCGACGGCTGGTGCCTGCCCCTGCTGGCCCAGGACCTGATGCGGCTCTACGCCGATCAGGGAGCCGCCGCGCTGCCACCGGCCCCCAGCTACCGCGACTACCTTGCCTGGCTGGACCGGCAGGACACACAGGCGGCGGCCCGCGCCTGGGCGCAGGAGCTGGCAGGCCTGACGGAGCCGTCGCTGCTCACCGCCGGCACCGCCCCCGCCGGTTCGGCGGGCGGCACCGACCGCGTCGACGTCCCCCTGCCGGCCGCCGCGGCCCTGGCACTGCCGGACCGGGCCGCCGACATCGGGGTCACCCTCAACACCCTGGTGCAGGGGGCCTGGGCCGTCGTCCTCAGCCATCTGACCAACCGCCAGGACGTGGTGTTCGGCGCCGCGGTGGCCGGACGGCCCGCCGAGCTGCCCGACGCGGACCGCATGGTGGGAACCTTCATCAACACCGTGCCGGTACGGGTGCGCTGCGACCCGCAGGAGACCGCCGCACAGCTGCTGGAGCAGCTGCAGCAACGGCAGGGAACCCTGCTGGGCCGCCCTCCCTGCGGACTCGGCGAGATCCAGAGCGCCGCCGGGCTGCCGACGCTGTTCGACACCGTCATCGGCTTCGAGTCCTTTCCCCTGGACAGGGAGGCCGCGGCCGAGGCGGCCGAGGCGGCGGGCTTCGCCGTCACCGGCATCGGCCTGCACTCCCTCAGCCACTTCCCCATGACCGTGTTCGCTCATCCCGACGGCGACCGGCTGCGGCTGACCATGCAGTACCAGCGGCAACTGCTCGACCAGGAATACGCGCAGCGGGTCGCCGCACTGTACGGGCGGGTTCTCGAACGGCTCGCCGCAGACGTACGGGCGCTGCTGGGCGACCTGGTCGTCGAGGAGCCCGCAGGAGAACTGAAGGCCGACGGGGATGCCGGGCTCTCCGTTCGGAGCCGGGTGCTCGACCCCCTCCTCGGCGAACGGGTCCGCAGCTGCGCGAAGAAACTCGGGACCGACCCGGCGGCGCTCTTCCACGCGGGCTGGGCCCTGGCGGTGTCGATGTTCAGCGGGCGCGCGGACGTGTGCTTCCGCAGCACCGCGGCCGGCGAGACCCGGCCGGTTCAAGTCGAGTTGACCGGGATGAGCGTGCGGGACCTGGTGCATCGCATGGACCGGGAACTGCCCGGCTTCGGCCACCGCGCCCACCCTCGGCGGTTCGACATGATCCTCGACTTCCGGGGCCCGCACGCGAACGGGAGTGCCGCGGACGACGGGCGCGCTGAGCCCGTGGAGGTGGCGATCAGCGGCCGCCACGGACGCTTCACCGTCCAGGGGCGGGCCGGCCTGCCCTACGACCCGCAGTCCGTCATCGACTACCTCGAGACGGCGCTGGCGCGACTCGCCGACGCCCTCCACGGCGACCGGGCCGCCCAGCACCCCGCTCTCGAACTGCCTGTCCTGGGCGACGAGGTACGCCGCCAGGTCCTGGCGGAGCGGAGCGAGGCGCCGGCCGCACAAGCGCCGGGCCGGTGCGTCCACGAATGGTTCGAGGAAGTGGCAGCCGCGACCCCGGACGCGGTCGCGGTCACCGCCGAGGGCCGCAGCCTCTCGTACCGGAACCTGAACGCACGCGCCAACCGCCTGGCCCGCCATCTGCGGGGCCTGGGTGTCGGGCCGGAGGTTCTGGTCGCGCTGCGCCTGGACCGGACCGAGCATCTGGTTGTCGCCGTGCTCGCCGTGCTCAAGGCCGGTGGCGCGTATGTGCCGATCGACCCTGCTTCCCCTGCCGACCGGACGGCCCTGGTGCTGCGCGACAGCGCGCCGCGTCTGCTGCTGACCGACGCCCCCTCGGACCCGGACCAGGCCCCCGGCGTCCCGCCGATCCCGGTCGTCGACGTGCGCGCGGACACCGACCGGTGGAGCGGGCTCTCGGCCGAGGACCTGCCGGACACCGGTGTCCGGCCCGCCCATGCGGCCTACGTCATCTACACGTCGGGTTCGACGGGCACCCCGAAGGGCGTCAAGGTCGAACACCGCAACGTGGTACGGCTGTTCACCACCACACGGGAGCACTTCGGTTTCGACGAGCAGGACGTGTGGGCGCTGCTCCACTCGTTCGCCTTCGACTTCTCGGTGTGGGAGATGTGGGGTGCGCTGCTGCACGGCGGCACCCTGGTCGTGGTGCCACGGGAGGTCGCCCGCAACCCGAAGGACCTGTACCGGCTGCTGTGCACCTCGCGGGTGACGGTGCTGAACCAGACACCGACGGCCTTCCACCAGCTGATCGCGGCCCAGGGCGAGGACGGCGCGGAACATGCCCTGCGGGTGGTGGTGTTCGGCGGCGAGGCACTGAACCCGGCGCTGCTCACACCATGGATGCGGCGCGAGGCCAACCGGGACACCCGGCTGGTGAACATGTACGGCATCACCGAGACCACAGTGCACACCACCCACCACCTCCTGACCGGGGCTGACGCGGATCGGGTCGTCAGCCCGGTCGGCCGGCGCCTGCCGGACCTGCACACCTATGTACTCGACCGGTACCTGCGGCCCACACCGGTCGGCGTCGTCGGCGAGCTGTACGTCGGCGGCGCGGGCGTGGCGCGCGGCTACCTGAACCGGCCGGCACTGTCCGCCCAGCGCTTCCTCGCGGACCCGTTCGCCGGGAAGCCGGGCGCACGGATGTACCGGTCCGGGGACCTGGTCCGGTGGCTGCCCGACAAAACCCTCGAATACCTGGGACGCAACGACGACCAGGTGAAGGTCCGCGGGTTCCGCATCGAGCTCGGGGAGATCGAGGCCCGGCTCACCGAACACCCGGCGGTCCAGGACGCGCGGGTCGTGGTGCGCGACCACGGCGACGGGGACAAGCGCGTGGTGGCCTACGTCGTCCCCGCGGCGGACCGCGCACCGGCGGTGCGCGAACTGCTCCGCCTGGAACGCGCCGAGGGCGACACCCACCCGCCGGTCCGCGAACTGCCCAACGGCATGACGGTGTTCCACCACAACAAGAGCGAGACGGACTTCGTCTACGAGGAGATATTCACGCGCGAGGAGTACCTGCGCGGCGGCATCACCATCGACAACGGCGACACGATCGTCGATGTGGGCGCCAACATCGGCCTGTTCACCCTGTTCGCGTCGAACCGCAACCCGGACGGCCGTCTCTACGCCTTCGAACCGCTCCCACCGCTGCACGATTCGCTGCGCCGCAACGTCGAGCTCCACGGCCTCAACGCCAAGCTGTTCGACTGCGGTCTGGGGGCGCAGGCACAGGAGGAGACCTTCACCTTCTATCCGCACAACACCGTCAACTCCACCCGCGCCGCGACCGCGCCCGAGGCGCGCGACCTGGTGCGCGCCTTCCTGCGCAACAAGGCGAAGCCGGCCGACGGCGCGCGGCCCGGCGCCGCTGCAAAGGACCTGATTGACGAGGTCGTCGAGTCCCGCCTGGAGAGCCGGACGTTCACCTGCCGTGTGCGCACCTTCTCGGAGATCATCGAGCAGGAAGCCATCGACCGGATCGACCTGATGAAGATCGACGTGGAGGGCGCCGAGCACGAGGTCCTCAAGGGCATCCGCCCGGAGCACTGGCCGAGGATCCGGCAGTTCGCCATCGAACTCCACGACGTCGACGGCAGGTTGGCAGAGGTCGAGACGCTCCTGAAGGACCACGGCTTCGAGGTCGTGTGCGAACAGGACAGCAGCCTGCTGCACAACACGGTCCTCTGCAACGTCTACGCCCGGCGCGACGACGGCCGCAGCGCGGACCCGGGTCCCAGGGCCCCGGTGGCGCCGGCCCAGCGGCGGTGGTCCGGCCGGGCCGACCTGCTCGACGACGTGCGGAACAGTCTGCAGGAGGTTCTGCCGACGTACATGCTGCCGTCCGCCTACACCCTGCTCGAGGCACTGCCGCTCAATCAGAACGGCAAGCTGGACCAGGACGCGCTGCCCGAACCCGGGCGCCCGCGCAGGGACTTCACGCCGCCGCGTAGCCGGGCGGAGCAGGAGCTGTGTGTCTTGATGGCGGATGTCCTGCACATCGACCAGGTAGGTGTCGGCGACAACTTCTTCGATCTGGGCGGCGACTCACTGCTGGCCTCTGGCCTCACCGGCCGGATCGGCAGGAAACTGGGGGTCAGAGTGCTCATCAACGAGGTGTACGGGGCCCCCGACGTCGCGGCGCTGGCGCGCATCGTCGACAATGCTCCCAAGGTCCGCTCGCCGCGGTTGCGCAGGAGGGGCACGGGGGACGGGTCCTGA